A window of Nocardioidaceae bacterium genomic DNA:
CGCCCCCGTCGGGTGAGAAGTGGTCGGTGAAGGAGTCGGCCCACACCCACACGTCGGGGCGGGCGTCCGTGGGCAGACGCGGAGCCATCCGTCGCAGCGTCCAGGTCGCGAAGCGCGGCAGCGAGCGCCGCTGGTCCACGCCGGCGACCGTCCGCGCGGCCCGGGCCAGGGCCGGCACCTTCAGCGAGGCGTTGGCAAGCGGTGCGACCGGGGCCGTCAGCCGCGCCCACAGCGGGAGCCGCCCGAGCACGTAGTGGCTGCGGGGCCGGCGTCGTCCCTTGAAGCGCTGGTGCAACGCCTCGGCCTTGTACGCCGCCATGTCCACACCGGTCGGGCAGTCGCTGGCGCAGCCCTTGCACGACAGGCACAGGTCGAGCGCCTCGTGGACCTCCGGGGAGTCCCACCCGCCGTCGACGAGACGACCGTCGAGCATCTCCTGCAGCACCCGGGCTCGGCCACGCGTGGAGTCCCGCTCGTTGCGCGTGGCGTCGTAGGAGGGACACATGACCCCGGTGCCCTGGGTGACCGCGACGCACTTGCCGACGCCGGTGCAGCGGTGCGCGGCCCGGTCGATGGATCCACCGTCCTCGACCAGCCGCAGGCGGGTCCGCGGCAGTGCGGCCCGGTGGCCGCCCACCCTGATCGCGGCGTCGAGCGGATCGGGGTCGACGAGCACGCCGGGGTTGAGCAGGGCGTCGGGGTCCATCAGGTGCTTGACGCCACGGAACATGGCCATGGCGGTCTCGTCGTACATGCGGGGCAGCAGCTCCGAACGGGCGCGACCGTCGCCGTGCTCGCCGGAGAGGCTCCCGCCGTGGGAGGCGACGAGGTCGGCGGCCTCCTCCACGAAGCGTCGGTAGTCGCCACGCCCGCCGTCCTCGGCCAGCGGGAAGTCGATGCGTACGTGCACGCAGCCCTCGCCGAAGTGGCCGTAGGGCACCCCGCCCAGGCCGTGGGCGTCGAGCAGCGTGTCGAACTCGCGCAGGTAGGTGCCCAGCCGCGCCGGCGGCACCGCCGCGTCCTCCCAGCCGGCGTGGCACGGGCGGTCGAGCGACCGTGCGGCCAGCCCGGCCCCGTCCTCGCGGATCCGCCACAGCGCCGCCTGCTCGGCGACGTCGGAGACGACGCGGTGGGGCACGCCGGCGGTGGCGGCCACGGCCTGGGCCGCGGCGTGCGCGGCCTCGCGGGAGTCGCCGACCACCTCGGCGATCAGCCATCCTCCGCCGGGCGGCAGCTCGGGCACCGACGCCCCGGGCCGAGACCGGACCACGTCGACGATGCCCTGTCCGAGGCCTTCGCAGGCCACCAGGTCGTGCTGGAGGAGCGCGGGCACGGCGTCGGCGGCGTCGGCCATGTCGGCGTACCCGAGGACCGCGACCGCCCGCGCCACCGGCTCGCGCACGAGTGACATCGTCGCGTCGAGCACGACCGCCAACGTGCCCTCGGACCCGGCGATGAAGCGGTCGAGGCGGCGACCGTTCTCCGGCAGCAGCTGCTCGAGCGCGTACCCCGAGACCTGACGACCGAACTGGCCGAAGCGGGGCCGGATCTCGCCGAGCCGGTCACCGACGAAGGCGCCGAGGCGCTCGGCGAGGGCCTCGGCCTGCGCCCCCTGCGAGGCGAGGTCGCGGGAGGTGTCGACCACCGTCCCGTCAGCCAGCAGCAGCCGGGCGGAGACGATGTTGTCGCTCGTACGCCCGTAGCCGAGCGCCCGCGACCCGCAGGCGTTGTTGCCGATCATGCCGCCGATGGTGCAGCGGGTGTGCGTCGAGGGGTCGGGGCCGAAGCGCCACCCGTGCGGGCCCGCCGCACGCTGCAGGTCGGCGTGGACCAGGCCGGGCTGCACGCGTGCGTGGCCCGCCTCGGGGTCGAGCTCGAGCACCTGGGTCAGGTGGCTGCGCGTGTCGAGCACGATCCCCGGGCCCATGGCGTTGCCCGCGATGGACGTGCCGGCGCCACGCATCGTCAGCGGGGTGCCGGTCTCGCGTGCTGCCGCGAGCGTGGCCGCGACCTCCTCGGCGTCGCGGGGGCTCACCACCACCTGGGGCACGACGCGGTAGAGGCTCGCGTCGGTCGACATGAGGCCGCGCCGCAGCGTGGAGTCGTCGACCTCGCGGACGCCGTGACGTCGCAGGGCGGCGACGACGTCGGCCCGAGCCGCCCCGGGGGGTGTCTGCTCGACGGTGCTCGTCACCAGATCTCCAGCGAGGCCGTCAGAATGGCCGCCGCGTCCTCGGCGGTGACCTCGCGCGGCGCCGTCGCGAGCAGGCGCTGCTGCTTGAGGGTCCCCTCGACGAGCGCGTCGACGTCACCCTCGGCGTACCCCACCTCGCCGAGACCGTTGGGGATGCCGATGTCGCGCATCAGGTCGGCGAGCACCCTCGGGAGGGTGTCGGCGTCGCGGCCGTGGTCGTGGCCGGGCGCCAGCAGCTCGGCGGCCTGCAGGTGCCGTTGCGGGTCGGAGTCGAAGGTGAACCGGAATGCCTCGGGTGCGGTCAGGGAGACCGCCATGCCGTGGGGCACCATCGCGTGGTCGGCGTCGTAGCCCGCCGGTCGGAAGTCACGCACCTGGCCCGCGACGGGGTAGGCGTTGGCGTGGGGGATGTGGACGCCGGCGTTGCCGAACCCGAGCCCCGCGAACGTGGCGGCCAGCGCCATCTGCTCGCGGGCCTGCGCGTCCTCGCCGTGGGCGACGGCGGTGCGGAAGGAGCCGGCCAGCAGCGTCATCGCACGCTCGGACCACAGGTCCGCCACGGGGTTGGAGCCGCAGTAGGGCACACGCTGCTCGGGCCGCTTGCGCTCGTAGCTCGTGTAGGGCCGGGCGGTCCACGACTCCAGCGCGTGGCAGAGGATGTCCATGCCTGCAGCTGCGGTCACGCCCGCCGGCTGCGTCATGGTCAGGTCAGGGTCCACGACCGCGAGCACCGGCCGCAGCCGGGCGTGGCTGATGCCGGACTTCACGTGCTGCTCGAGCACGTCGAGCACGCAGATGGTGGTCGACTCTGAGCCGGTCCCGGTCGTCGTCGGCACCGCGACGAGGGGGTGCAGCACGTTGACGGGGTTCCGGCCGCCGCCCACGGGGGCGTTGACGTAGTCGATCAGCTCACCCGGGTTGGTCAGCAGCAGGTTGACGGCCTTGGCCGTGTCGATGCACGACCCACCACCCACGGCGACGAAGCCGTCGAAGGGACCGTGCTCGCGGGCCCAGGAGATCGCCGCCTCGAGGCTCACGTCGGTCGGCTCGACCTGGACGCGGTCGAAGACGGCGACCTCGACGCCGGCCGCACGGATCTGGTCCGCGATGCGCTCGGGGTGCCCGGTCGCCGCGACCCCGGCGTCGGTGACCAGCAGCGCGCGCGAGACGCCGAGCTCGCCGAGGTCGTGTCCGACCTCGTCCGAGGCACCGGGCCCGAACTTGAGGGAGGGAGCGCCATAGGTGAAGACCGACTCAGCCATGTGGGCAGCCTAGTTCGGCCGCGGTCGGCAGCGGTCGGCAGCGGTCGGCAGCGGTCGGCAGCCCCGTCGCTCAGTCCTTGACGACGGCGGTGACGAGCTCGGTGGTGGGCAGCTCGCCACGACGGAGCCGTGCGACGTCCACCCACGCCGCCTCCACGACCTCGTCCTCGCTGCCGGGACGCAGGTCCGCGCCGGGCGACACGCGGGCGGCGAAGACGAGCTGGACGCCGTGAAAGTCCTCGAACCTGCCGTCGGGGGCCGTGCCGGTCACGTGGTGGTCGCGCACCTCACGGAGCTCCCCGACCTCGACGCCGACACCGCACTCCTCGGCGACCTCGCGGCGTACGGCGTCCACGGGATTCTCCCCGTGCTCGATGCCGCCCCCGGGCAGCGTCCACAGACCGCCGCCATGGCGGATCGACTCACCGATGCGGGCCAGCAGCACCTGCGTCGCCCCCGCGTGCTCACGGGTCGCCAGCGCGTACGCCGAGAGCCGCTGCTTGCGCACGGGCCGGTGCTCCGCGACCGCCTCACGCACCCACGCCACCAACGTCACCGCGCCGGAGTCGATGTCGTCCCACGGGACCCAGCGGGCCTCGACCGTGGACCCGTCGACCTCGACCGTGCGGGGCGTCGGGGCGTCGAGCGGCACCCAGGCGTCGTACACGAGCCGCACGCTGTGCTGGTCGACCAACCCGTCGAGCACCGTGCCCGACCCCGTGTACACGCGCGCCGTCTCACCCACGACCGCCGACAGGCCGGTCTCCTCGACCATCTCGCGGGCCACGGTCTCGCGGGGGTGCTCGCCGAACTCCACACCGCCACCGGGCAGCGTCCAGCGCGGCTGGGGGCTGACGCGCTTCGCGAGCCGCACCAGCAGGATGGCCCCGGGACGGCAGATCACGGCGTACGCCGCCAGGCGCTGCCGCCGACGACGACCGCCCTCGGAGGACTCGTGCGCGGCGGCCGCGGGCGGTGCCTGACCGGTGCCGCGGTCGGGTCGTGGGCCGGGCTCGGGCGGACGCGGCGGCGGGTGCGGTACGGCGTCCATGCGTCCCACTCTAGGAGCCGCGCGGTCGCCAGACGGGTTCGCGAGCGCTCGCCGGGGCTGGATTGCGTCGCCTCCCCGCCCGCGTGTCGTACGCGTGTCCGCCCAGGTGGCGGGGATGCCACCACGCGTACGTCCCGTCGCCCGGCGCGTGCTCGGGGCGCCGCTGCACGTCGTCGAGCATCCCCTGCAGACGCGTGCCGAGACGGCCCGTGAGGGCGTCCACGGTCTCGTGCTCGGAGGGTGTCAGCGGGGCTCCGACGAGCACGTCGACCAGCCGGCCGCGACGCGCCGCGACGTGGTCGACGGTGGCGAGGCGCTGGGTGCCCCACACGACCACCGGGAGCAGCGGGGCTCCCGTGGTCACCGCCAGCGCCGCCGGGCCCGGCATCAGGTCACGCACCGTGAGGCTCGGGCTCAGCCCGGCCTCGGGGAAGGCCCCCACGACCTCCCCCGCCTCCAGGGCGTCGCGGGCACGGAGCAGCGCGTACGCCCCGACCTCGCGGTGCACCGGCACGTGTCCCATGGCGTCCATGGCACGTGCGAGCGCCGGGTGGACGTCCCAGATGTCGCCGCGGCACAGGAACCGCACGAAGCGACCTCGGGTCCGGGCGGCGTACTCCACCAGCAGGAAGTCGAGGTAGGAGACGTGGTTGCCGGCCAGCACGGCGGGTCCGGTCGTGGGCACGTGCTCGGTGCCGTGCAACCGGACGCGGACGCCGAAAGCGGCGAGGCCGGCCAGACCGAGGCGGTTGGCGGCGCGGTAGGTCAGCTCGGAGGCGGGCACGGTCCGTGCCGGCTCAGCTGAAGGGCGGGCGGGTGTCCAGGGCGACGGAACGCCGGCCCGCCCAACGCCACACGCGAGCGGCCCGGTCCTTGTCGTGCTCGGTGACGAGGTTGCCCATCCACCGCAGCGCGAGCGTCATCAGCCAGGTCGAGCGCATGCCGGCAGGGCCGAGGGTCGGGAGCAACCCGGGCACCGTCGTGAGCCCGGCGAGGCGGCGGGCGACGGAGAACGCCTCGCCGTACTCGCGGCGCAGGGTCTCGGGCCAGACACGCTGCAGCTCGATGCCTTCGACGAGCAGGTCCGCGACGAGGCGGCCGGTCTCCAGCCCGTAGTCGATGCCCTCGCCGTTCAGCGGGTTGACGCAGCCGGCGGCGTCGCCGACGAGCGCCCAGTTCGGGCCGGCGACACCGGAGACCGCGCCTCCCATCGGCAGCAGGGCCGAGGTGGGGGCGCGCATGTCCCCGACCAGGCCGAAGCCCGCCCGGCGCTCGTCGAGGTAGTGCTGCATGAGGGGGCGCAGCGCGATGTCGGCGGGGCGTCTGGCCGTCGCGAGCGTCCCGACGCCGAGGTTCACCTGTCCCTTGCCGAGCGGGAAGATCCAGCCGTAGCCGGACAGGATCTCGCCGTCGACGTCGCGCAGCTCGAGGTGGGAGGAGATCCACGGGTCGTCGGCGTGCGTGTCGGTGTCGACGTAGCAGCGCCCGGCCACGCCGTAGACGGTGTCGCGGTGCCATTCCCGGCCCAGGGCCTTGCCCAGCGGCGACCGGACCCCGTCGGCGACGACGAGCCGGTCGCAGGCGATCTCGAACGTCTCGGTGGTGCGGTCGCGGCCCCGGCCGGTGCGGCGCTCGAAGACGACGGCGCGTACGCGTCCGCCCTCGGTCCGGGCGTCGACGGCGCGGGCCTGCTCGACCATCGTGGCGCCGTCGGCCACGGCGACCTCCCGGATGCGGTCGTCGAGCTCGGTGCGGGGCACGGCGGAGCCGGTCTCGGGGAGTGTGCCCCCGGGCCAGGGGAGGTGGAGCACCTGCCCGAACCCGTGGGCGCGGAGCCCCTGGTTGACGGGGTGCTCGGCGAGCCAGTCCCCCAGGCCGAGGCGGCGCAGCTCGTGCACCGCCCGCGGGGTCAGGCCGTCACCGCAGGTCTTGTCGCGCGGGAAGGTCGCGGCGTCGGCGAGCACCACGTCGAGGCCCGCTCGCGCGGCCCACGCAGCTGCAGCCGACCCGGCAGGACCGGCCCCGACGACGAGGACGTCGGTCTTCGCAGGGACCTCAGCAGCGCTCACGCCCCCATTCTGGCCGATGGACGGTCACGCGCGGTCACTGCCCGCGAGGCCCGCACGGAGGGGGCCGCGCCCCCGGACACCCGTCCTCCCCGGAGCCCCTCCGTCGCTGCGGCGGCGCGTCGCGGCCACAGCGACAGCAGGGGTCACGACCGACGGGCCGCGCCGCGGCCAAGCCGCTTGACGCTCCTCGAGGGGCCCCGGTCCAGCCGCGCGCCCGGCGCCGCGACCACGGGGTCCGGGGGCGCCCTCGCCTGGACGTAGGAGCACGTGAGCCCGCCGGGGCGACCTGGAGGTCGCCCCGGCGGGCTCACGCGCGCACGGAGGAAGGCGAGGGATCAGAGCCCCCGGACAGTCGGGACGGAGTCCCGACCATCAGCACAGCCTCAGTTCTGGAACGACCCGAAGTCGAAGTCGTCCATCGCCACGGACCCGGACCCGCTGAAGTCGTAGTCGTAGTCGTACCCGGTGACCGCGTAGGCGTTGCTGCGGGCCTCCTCGGTCGGCTCGACCTTGACGTTGCGGTAGCGCTCCAGGCCGGTTCCGGCCGGGATGAGCTTTCCGATGATCACGTTCTCCTTCAGACCCATCAGGGAGTCCGACTTGGCGTGGATCGCCGCGTCGGTGAGCACGCGGGTCGTCTCCTGGAAGGAGGCGGCCGAGAGCCAGGAGTCCGTGGCCAGGGAGGCCTTGGTGATGCCCATCAGCACGGGGCGACCCGAGGCGGGGGTGCCGCCCTCGGAGACCACGCGGCGGTTCTCGGTCTCGTAGACGACGCGGTCCACGAGGTCCGAGGGGAGCAGCTTGGTGTCGCCGGACTCGATGACCGTCACGCGACGAAGCATCTGCCGCACGATGATCTCGATGTGCTTGTCGTGGATCGCCACGCCCTGGCTGCGGTAGACCTGCTGGACCTCGGAGACCAGGTGCTCCTGGGCCCGTCGGACACCGAGGACGCGGAGCACGTCCTGCGGGTCCGGGGTGCCCTGGGTGAGCTGCTGGCCGACCTCGACCCGTCCACCGTCCTCGACCAGCAGGCGCGAGCGCTTGCTGACGGGGAACTCCTGCGGCTCCGATCCGTCGTCGGGGGTGACGATGATCTTGCGTGCCTTGTCGCCGTCCTCGATCTCCACCCGACCGGCGGACTCGGAGATCGGCGAGCGTCCCTTGGGCTGGCGGGCCTCGAAGAGCTCGACCACACGGGGCAGACCCTGCGTGATGTCGTCCGCGGAGGCCACACCGCCGGTGTGGAACGTACGCATCGTGAGCTGCGTGCCGGGCTCACCGATCGACTGGGCCGCGATGATGCCGACGGCCTCGCCGATGTCGACGAGCTTGCCGGTGGCCAGCGAGCGGCCGTAGCACTTGGCGCACGTGCCGGTCTTGGCGTCGCAGGTCAGCACGGAGCGCACCTTGACGGTCTCGATGCCGGCGGCGACGAGCTCGTCGATCTTCACGTCGCCGAGGTCCTCCCCCGGGGCGGCGAGGGTCTCGCCGGACTCGGGGTGGGTGATCTCGCCGGCGGCGGTGCGGGCGTACGCCGCGGTCTCGGCGTTGTCGTCCTTGCGGACGACGCCGTCCTCACCCTTGACGCCGATGCGCTTGGGCAGACCACGCTCGGTGCCGCAGTCGTCCTCACGGATGATGACGTCCTGGGACACGTCGACGAGTCGACGCGTCAGGTAGCCCGAGTCGGCCGTACGCAGGGCGGTGTCGGCGAGACCCTTGCGCGCACCGTGGGTGGCGATGAAGTACTCCAGGACCGAGAGGCCCTCGCGGAAGTTCGCCTTGATGGGACGCGGGATGATGTCGCCCTTCGGGTTGGCCACGAGGCCACGCATGGCCGCGATCTGCCGCACCTGCATCATGTTCCCTCGGGCGCCCGAGGTCACCATCATGGCGATCGGGTTGTCCTTGTCCAGGTTCGCTGCCATCGCGGCGGCGACGTCGTTGGAGGCCTGGGTCCAGATCTCGATGAGGTCCTGACGACGCTCGTCGTCGGTGATGAGGCCTCGCTCGTACTGCTGCTGGACCTTCGCCGCCCGGGTCTCGAACGAGGCGAGCACCTCGTACTTGTTCTCCGGTGTGGTGACGTCCTCGATCGAGACCGTGACGCCGGAGCGGGTGGCCCAGCCGAAGCCGGTGTCCTTCAGGGCGTCCAGAGACGCGGCGACCTCGACCTTGCCGTACCGCTCCGCGAGGTCGTTGACGATGACGCCCAGCTGCTTCTTGCCGACCTCGAAGTCGACGAACGGGTAGTCCGCCGGCAGGGCCTCGTTGAACAGGGCGCGACCCAGCGTGGTCTGCACGATCAGCGGCCGACCGACCTCCCAGCCCTCGGGCGTGGCCATGTCGGCGCGCGGCACCACCTGGTCGAGGCGGATGGAGACCTTGGACTGAAGCGAGATCTCGCCGCGGTCGAAGGCCATGATCGCCTCGGCCGTCGACCCGAAGGAGCGGCCCTCACCGGGCTGCCCGTCGCGGTCGAGGGTGAGGAAGTAGATGCCGATGATCATGTCCTGCGTCGGCATCGTGACCGGACGGCCGTCGGACGGCTTCAGGATGTTGTTCGTCGACAGCATCAGGATGCGCGCCTCGGCCTGGGCCTCCGCGGACAGCGGCAGGTGCACCGCCATCTGGTCGCCGTCGAAGTCGGCGTTGAACGCCGAGCAGACGAGCGGGTGGATCTGGATGGCCTTGCCCTCGATCAGCTGCGGCTCGAAGGCCTGGATGCCGAGGCGGTGGAGCGTGGGTGCGCGGTTGAGCAGCACCGGGTGCTCCGCGATGACCTCTTCGAGTACGTCCCACACCACGGGGCGGGCACGCTCGACCATGCGCTTGGCGGACTTGATGTTCTGCGCGTGGGAGAGGTCCACGAGCCGCTTCATGACGAACGGCTTGAACAGCTCGAGCGCCATCTGCTTGGGCAGACCGCACTGGTGCAGCTTCAGCTGCGGACCGACCACGATGACCGAACGGCCCGAGTAGTCGACGCGCTTGCCGAGCAGGTTCTGGCGGAAACGACCCTGCTTGCCCTTGAGCATGTCGGACAGCGACTTCAGCGGCCGGTTGCCCGGCCCGGTGACGGGACGACCGCGGCGGCCGTTGTCGAACAGCGAGTCGACGGCCTCCTGGAGCATCCGCTTCTCGTTGTTGACGATGATCTCGGGCGCACCGAGGTCGAGCAGCCGCTTGAGGCGGTTGTTGCGGTTGATGACGCGGCGGTACAGGTCGTTGAGGTCGGAGGTCGCGAAGCGGCCACCGTCCAGCTGCACCATGGGACGCAGGTCCGGGGGGATGACGGGGACGGCGTCGAGCACCATGCCGCGCGGGCTGTTGCCGGTCTTGCGGAAGGCGTCGACGACCTTGAGGCGCTTGAGCGCGCGGACCTTCTTCTGGCCCTTGCCGTTGGCGATGGTGTCGCGCAGCGACTCCACCTCGGCCTCGATATCGAAGGTCTCCAGGCGCTTCTGGATCGCCGCGGCGCCCATGTGGCCCTCGAAGTACTTGCCGAACCACGCGGTCATCTCGCGGTAGAGCATCTCGTCGCCCTCGAGGTCCTGGACCTTGAGGTTCTTGAAGCGGTTCCACACCTCGTCGAGACGGTCGATCTCGCGCTGCCCGCGGTCACGGATCTGCTTGAGCTCACGCTCGGCGGCGTCCTTGACCTTGCGCTTGGCGTCGGACTTGGCGCCCTCGGCCTCGAGCTCGGCCAGGTCGGCCTCGAGCTTCTCCTGGCGGGTGTTCAGGGCGTTGTCGCGACGCTTCTCGAGCCGCTCGCGCTCCATGCCGACCTTGCCCTCGAGCGAGGCCAGGTCGCGGTGACGGGCGTCCTCGTCGACGTGCGTGATCATGTACGCCGCGAAGTAGATGACCTTCTCGAGGTCCTTCGGGGCCAGGTCGAGCAGGTAGCCGAGCCGGCTCGGGACACCCTTGAAGTACCAGATGTGGGTCACCGG
This region includes:
- a CDS encoding FAD-binding oxidoreductase, which codes for MSTDASLYRVVPQVVVSPRDAEEVAATLAAARETGTPLTMRGAGTSIAGNAMGPGIVLDTRSHLTQVLELDPEAGHARVQPGLVHADLQRAAGPHGWRFGPDPSTHTRCTIGGMIGNNACGSRALGYGRTSDNIVSARLLLADGTVVDTSRDLASQGAQAEALAERLGAFVGDRLGEIRPRFGQFGRQVSGYALEQLLPENGRRLDRFIAGSEGTLAVVLDATMSLVREPVARAVAVLGYADMADAADAVPALLQHDLVACEGLGQGIVDVVRSRPGASVPELPPGGGWLIAEVVGDSREAAHAAAQAVAATAGVPHRVVSDVAEQAALWRIREDGAGLAARSLDRPCHAGWEDAAVPPARLGTYLREFDTLLDAHGLGGVPYGHFGEGCVHVRIDFPLAEDGGRGDYRRFVEEAADLVASHGGSLSGEHGDGRARSELLPRMYDETAMAMFRGVKHLMDPDALLNPGVLVDPDPLDAAIRVGGHRAALPRTRLRLVEDGGSIDRAAHRCTGVGKCVAVTQGTGVMCPSYDATRNERDSTRGRARVLQEMLDGRLVDGGWDSPEVHEALDLCLSCKGCASDCPTGVDMAAYKAEALHQRFKGRRRPRSHYVLGRLPLWARLTAPVAPLANASLKVPALARAARTVAGVDQRRSLPRFATWTLRRMAPRLPTDARPDVWVWADSFTDHFSPDGGVAAVRLLESVGLTVGVIPERACCGLTWISTGQLDAAARIVGDAVATLHPYVASGVPVLGLEPSCLATLRTEAEQLVDDPRVAEVAAGVKTLAELLADVPAWTPPDLTGTTVVVQPHCHHHSVLGWKADEALLRSTGAEVVRVGGCCGLAGNFGVEEGHYEVSVAVAEQQLLPAVRQAPPGAVVLADGFSCRTQLDDLADVRALHLAELLAAAR
- a CDS encoding iron-containing alcohol dehydrogenase, yielding MAESVFTYGAPSLKFGPGASDEVGHDLGELGVSRALLVTDAGVAATGHPERIADQIRAAGVEVAVFDRVQVEPTDVSLEAAISWAREHGPFDGFVAVGGGSCIDTAKAVNLLLTNPGELIDYVNAPVGGGRNPVNVLHPLVAVPTTTGTGSESTTICVLDVLEQHVKSGISHARLRPVLAVVDPDLTMTQPAGVTAAAGMDILCHALESWTARPYTSYERKRPEQRVPYCGSNPVADLWSERAMTLLAGSFRTAVAHGEDAQAREQMALAATFAGLGFGNAGVHIPHANAYPVAGQVRDFRPAGYDADHAMVPHGMAVSLTAPEAFRFTFDSDPQRHLQAAELLAPGHDHGRDADTLPRVLADLMRDIGIPNGLGEVGYAEGDVDALVEGTLKQQRLLATAPREVTAEDAAAILTASLEIW
- a CDS encoding NUDIX domain-containing protein translates to MDAVPHPPPRPPEPGPRPDRGTGQAPPAAAAHESSEGGRRRRQRLAAYAVICRPGAILLVRLAKRVSPQPRWTLPGGGVEFGEHPRETVAREMVEETGLSAVVGETARVYTGSGTVLDGLVDQHSVRLVYDAWVPLDAPTPRTVEVDGSTVEARWVPWDDIDSGAVTLVAWVREAVAEHRPVRKQRLSAYALATREHAGATQVLLARIGESIRHGGGLWTLPGGGIEHGENPVDAVRREVAEECGVGVEVGELREVRDHHVTGTAPDGRFEDFHGVQLVFAARVSPGADLRPGSEDEVVEAAWVDVARLRRGELPTTELVTAVVKD
- a CDS encoding 1-acyl-sn-glycerol-3-phosphate acyltransferase, which translates into the protein MPASELTYRAANRLGLAGLAAFGVRVRLHGTEHVPTTGPAVLAGNHVSYLDFLLVEYAARTRGRFVRFLCRGDIWDVHPALARAMDAMGHVPVHREVGAYALLRARDALEAGEVVGAFPEAGLSPSLTVRDLMPGPAALAVTTGAPLLPVVVWGTQRLATVDHVAARRGRLVDVLVGAPLTPSEHETVDALTGRLGTRLQGMLDDVQRRPEHAPGDGTYAWWHPRHLGGHAYDTRAGRRRNPAPASAREPVWRPRGS
- a CDS encoding geranylgeranyl reductase family protein, with product MSAAEVPAKTDVLVVGAGPAGSAAAAWAARAGLDVVLADAATFPRDKTCGDGLTPRAVHELRRLGLGDWLAEHPVNQGLRAHGFGQVLHLPWPGGTLPETGSAVPRTELDDRIREVAVADGATMVEQARAVDARTEGGRVRAVVFERRTGRGRDRTTETFEIACDRLVVADGVRSPLGKALGREWHRDTVYGVAGRCYVDTDTHADDPWISSHLELRDVDGEILSGYGWIFPLGKGQVNLGVGTLATARRPADIALRPLMQHYLDERRAGFGLVGDMRAPTSALLPMGGAVSGVAGPNWALVGDAAGCVNPLNGEGIDYGLETGRLVADLLVEGIELQRVWPETLRREYGEAFSVARRLAGLTTVPGLLPTLGPAGMRSTWLMTLALRWMGNLVTEHDKDRAARVWRWAGRRSVALDTRPPFS
- a CDS encoding DNA-directed RNA polymerase subunit beta', giving the protein MLDVNFFDQLKIGLATADDIRTWSKGEVKKPETINYRTLKPERDGLFCEKIFGPTRDWECYCGKYKRVRFKGIICERCGVEVTRSKVRRERMGHIELAAPVTHIWYFKGVPSRLGYLLDLAPKDLEKVIYFAAYMITHVDEDARHRDLASLEGKVGMERERLEKRRDNALNTRQEKLEADLAELEAEGAKSDAKRKVKDAAERELKQIRDRGQREIDRLDEVWNRFKNLKVQDLEGDEMLYREMTAWFGKYFEGHMGAAAIQKRLETFDIEAEVESLRDTIANGKGQKKVRALKRLKVVDAFRKTGNSPRGMVLDAVPVIPPDLRPMVQLDGGRFATSDLNDLYRRVINRNNRLKRLLDLGAPEIIVNNEKRMLQEAVDSLFDNGRRGRPVTGPGNRPLKSLSDMLKGKQGRFRQNLLGKRVDYSGRSVIVVGPQLKLHQCGLPKQMALELFKPFVMKRLVDLSHAQNIKSAKRMVERARPVVWDVLEEVIAEHPVLLNRAPTLHRLGIQAFEPQLIEGKAIQIHPLVCSAFNADFDGDQMAVHLPLSAEAQAEARILMLSTNNILKPSDGRPVTMPTQDMIIGIYFLTLDRDGQPGEGRSFGSTAEAIMAFDRGEISLQSKVSIRLDQVVPRADMATPEGWEVGRPLIVQTTLGRALFNEALPADYPFVDFEVGKKQLGVIVNDLAERYGKVEVAASLDALKDTGFGWATRSGVTVSIEDVTTPENKYEVLASFETRAAKVQQQYERGLITDDERRQDLIEIWTQASNDVAAAMAANLDKDNPIAMMVTSGARGNMMQVRQIAAMRGLVANPKGDIIPRPIKANFREGLSVLEYFIATHGARKGLADTALRTADSGYLTRRLVDVSQDVIIREDDCGTERGLPKRIGVKGEDGVVRKDDNAETAAYARTAAGEITHPESGETLAAPGEDLGDVKIDELVAAGIETVKVRSVLTCDAKTGTCAKCYGRSLATGKLVDIGEAVGIIAAQSIGEPGTQLTMRTFHTGGVASADDITQGLPRVVELFEARQPKGRSPISESAGRVEIEDGDKARKIIVTPDDGSEPQEFPVSKRSRLLVEDGGRVEVGQQLTQGTPDPQDVLRVLGVRRAQEHLVSEVQQVYRSQGVAIHDKHIEIIVRQMLRRVTVIESGDTKLLPSDLVDRVVYETENRRVVSEGGTPASGRPVLMGITKASLATDSWLSAASFQETTRVLTDAAIHAKSDSLMGLKENVIIGKLIPAGTGLERYRNVKVEPTEEARSNAYAVTGYDYDYDFSGSGSVAMDDFDFGSFQN